Proteins from one Juglans microcarpa x Juglans regia isolate MS1-56 chromosome 6S, Jm3101_v1.0, whole genome shotgun sequence genomic window:
- the LOC121236970 gene encoding metalloendoproteinase 1-MMP-like, which translates to MFPFFSYYCIMFFFFFFFFLCLSRPCFPARASPDLSTALTVDAHNATWQGFVRFLHAGKGTHVSGMSELKTYFNRFGYLPTPPPKEEFDDIFDTQFESAVVLYQQNLGLPVTGKLDSDTILAIMSPRCGMSDHTSHTLHTTRHFAFFNGQPRWFRPPPMTLTYAFSPNDTIDYLSSSDIRAAFRRAFSRWESVIPVNFTETMDYQSANIRIGFYGGDHYDGEPFDGVLGVLAHAFSPENGNLHLDLAERWAVDFKSEKSKVAVDLESVATHEIGHVLGLAHSSVKESVMYPKIGPRTKKVELKIDDVSGIQTLYGPNPNFKYSSLLESENSVNQASGLERRFSRLTLSMGLILLRSFLGTS; encoded by the coding sequence ATGTTTCCGTTTTTCAGTTACTACTGCAtcatgttcttcttcttcttcttcttcttcctctgtcTTTCCCGCCCTTGCTTTCCCGCCAGAGCCTCACCAGACTTGTCAACTGCACTAACCGTCGATGCCCACAACGCCACGTGGCAAGGCTTCGTCAGGTTCCTACATGCCGGGAAGGGCACCCACGTCAGCGGCATGTCGGAGCTCAAGACTTACTTCAACCGTTTTGGTTACCTCCCGACGCCACCGCCCAAAGAGGAATTCGATGATATCTTCGACACTCAATTCGAATCCGCCGTTGTTCTCTACCAGCAAAACCTTGGATTGCCCGTCACCGGAAAGCTCGACTCCGACACCATATTGGCCATCATGTCGCCGAGGTGTGGCATGAGTGATCATACCTCGCATACCTTGCATACGACGCGTCACTTCGCTTTCTTTAACGGTCAACCGCGGTGGTTCCGGCCGCCTCCGATGACGCTAACCTACGCTTTCTCTCCAAACGACACGATCGATTACTTGAGCTCGTCCGATATTCGGGCGGCTTTTAGGCGCGCTTTCTCGAGGTGGGAGTCGGTAATTCCGGTGAACTTCACCGAGACGATGGACTACCAATCGGCGAATATCCGAATCGGATTTTACGGGGGGGATCACTACGACGGAGAGCCGTTCGATGGGGTGTTGGGAGTGTTGGCTCATGCTTTCTCACCGGAGAACgggaatctccacctggatctaGCGGAGAGGTGGGCGGTGGACTTCAAATCGGAGAAGTCAAAGGTCGCAGTCGATTTGGAATCGGTGGCTACCCACGAGATCGGGCATGTACTGGGGCTTGCTCATAGTTCGGTGAAAGAGTCTGTCATGTATCCGAAGATTGGTCCAAGGACGAAGAAGGTGGAGCTCAAGATAGACGACGTGAGCGGAATTCAGACACTTTACGGGCCAAACCCTAATTTCAAGTACAGTTCTTTGTTGGAGTCTGAAAATTCTGTCAACCAAGCCAGTGGCTTGGAGAGAAGATTCTCCAGGTTGACCCTTTCTATGGGTCTGATACTATTACGTTCGTTTCTGGGTACATCATGA